One segment of Carya illinoinensis cultivar Pawnee chromosome 13, C.illinoinensisPawnee_v1, whole genome shotgun sequence DNA contains the following:
- the LOC122292549 gene encoding uncharacterized protein LOC122292549 isoform X2 — translation MDSLQPSWLSALNTMNTISPSKPTLFPSTNFSISHSFKPLKQPFSVNSSNAESSEPVPPNSPESTPDAKLGAVDPVKLAFEKAKAYKKEVKSKLVSEIEQNPAEDSGVGGGTREVPVSVKVAMQKAKEYNKSKGVVSSGTKGGEGDAIPPSIFESRGLNGGKRGSLGSGTVEKTVNKKGELSVSNIDFVGLNFADKKRSRGLPPGLVPVSDSFSEGDLTDVEFIVGDTSKFEDTTTSQLEQPQEHDSNLYKPKVSSWGVFPRPENISRTFGGGRVIRPGEVLETAEEKAAKEARTRELLAAYKSKTGLKIDPKLKSECQEALKDGDSLMNLGKLKEALPYYEKVMEKLTFQSELHGLAALQWSICQDSLSRPNEARLMYEKLQSHPNVQVSKKARQFMFSFQAMEMMKFTTSTPLYLKNAGYQNFFEAFIEKKSNYPLKEVEFEEGGLNQVLPYIIFLVSPILALLIIVVQKRI, via the exons ATGGACTCTCTTCAACCATCTTGGCTCTCTGCTCTCAATACCATGAACACTATCTCTCCCTCAAAACCTACTCTCTTCCCCTCCACGAATTTCAGCATATCCCATTCGTTCAAACCGTTGAAGCAGCCTTTCTCTGTGAACTCATCCAATGCTGAGTCTTCCGAACCCGTTCCACCAAACTCACCGGAAAGCACCCCGGATGCGAAACTGGGTGCTGTTGACCCTGTGAAGCTAGCGTTTGAAAAGGCCAAGGCTTATAAGAAGGAGGTAAAATCGAAACTGGTTTCGGAAATTGAGCAGAACCCAGCTGAGGATTCTGGCGTCGGTGGTGGGACTAGGGAAGTGCCGGTTTCGGTTAAGGTTGCAATGCAAAAGGCAAAAGAGTATAACAAGAGTAAAGGAGTTGTGAGTAGTGGCACGAAGGGTGGAGAAGGCGACGCAATTCCACCTTCTATTTTCGAAAGTCGAG GATTGAACGGAGGAAAGAGGGGGAGTCTGGGAAGTGGGACTGTGGAGAAGACGGTTAATAAGAAGGGAGAACTTTCAGTTTCCAACATTGATTTTGTGGGGCTTAACTTTGCGGATAAGAAGAGGAGCAGGGGACTGCCACCTGGGCTGGTTCCTGTTTCAGATTCTTTCTCAGAAGGAGACTTGACTGATGTGGAGTTTATTGTTGGGGATACTAGCAAGTTTGAAGACACAACCACATCACAGCTTGAGCAGCCTCAGGAACATGATTCGAATCTTTACAAGCCAAAGGTTTCTTCATGGGGAGTCTTTCCTAGACctgaaaatatctcaagaaCG TTCGGTGGTGGAAGAGTTATACGCCCTGGGGAGGTGCTTGAAACAGCTGAAGAGAAAGCTGCTAAAGAAGCACGTACAAGAGAGTTACTTGCTGCCTACAAGAGTAAAACTGGCTTAAAAATTGATCCAAAGTTAAAATCTGAATGTCAGGAG GCATTAAAGGATGGAGACTCACTAATGAATCTTGGAAAGCTTAAGGAAGCATTACCCTACTACGAGAAGGTCATGGAAAAGTTGACATTCCAG AGTGAGCTTCACGGGCTTGCTGCTTTGCAGTGGTCTATTTGTCAAGACTCCCTCAGTAG GCCAAATGAGGCACGATTGATGTACGAGAAGCTTCAGTCTCACCCAAATGTGCAAGTAAGCAAGAAAGCAAGACAATTCATGTTCAGCTTTCAG GCCATGGAGATGATGAAGTTCACAACGAGCACGCCTCTTTATCTGAAGAATGCAGGTtaccagaatttttttgaaGCATTTATTGAAAAGAAATCAAACTATCCCCTAAAAGAAGTTGAGTTTGAAGAGGGTGGTCTGAATCAAGTTCTcccatatattatttttctagtttCACCCATTCTTGCCCTATTAATTATTGTTGTACAAAAGAGAATATAA
- the LOC122292549 gene encoding uncharacterized protein LOC122292549 isoform X3 translates to MDSLQPSWLSALNTMNTISPSKPTLFPSTNFSISHSFKPLKQPFSVNSSNAESSEPVPPNSPESTPDAKLGAVDPVKLAFEKAKAYKKEVKSKLVSEIEQNPAEDSGVGGGTREVPVSVKVAMQKAKEYNKSKGVVSSGTKGGEGDAIPPSIFESRGLNGGKRGSLGSGTVEKTVNKKGELSVSNIDFVGLNFADKKRSRGLPPGLVPVSDSFSEGDLTDVEFIVGDTSKFEDTTTSQLEQPQEHDSNLYKPKVSSWGVFPRPENISRTFGGGRVIRPGEVLETAEEKAAKEARTRELLAAYKSKTGLKIDPKLKSECQEALKDGDSLMNLGKLKEALPYYEKVMEKLTFQSELHGLAALQWSICQDSLSSGNG, encoded by the exons ATGGACTCTCTTCAACCATCTTGGCTCTCTGCTCTCAATACCATGAACACTATCTCTCCCTCAAAACCTACTCTCTTCCCCTCCACGAATTTCAGCATATCCCATTCGTTCAAACCGTTGAAGCAGCCTTTCTCTGTGAACTCATCCAATGCTGAGTCTTCCGAACCCGTTCCACCAAACTCACCGGAAAGCACCCCGGATGCGAAACTGGGTGCTGTTGACCCTGTGAAGCTAGCGTTTGAAAAGGCCAAGGCTTATAAGAAGGAGGTAAAATCGAAACTGGTTTCGGAAATTGAGCAGAACCCAGCTGAGGATTCTGGCGTCGGTGGTGGGACTAGGGAAGTGCCGGTTTCGGTTAAGGTTGCAATGCAAAAGGCAAAAGAGTATAACAAGAGTAAAGGAGTTGTGAGTAGTGGCACGAAGGGTGGAGAAGGCGACGCAATTCCACCTTCTATTTTCGAAAGTCGAG GATTGAACGGAGGAAAGAGGGGGAGTCTGGGAAGTGGGACTGTGGAGAAGACGGTTAATAAGAAGGGAGAACTTTCAGTTTCCAACATTGATTTTGTGGGGCTTAACTTTGCGGATAAGAAGAGGAGCAGGGGACTGCCACCTGGGCTGGTTCCTGTTTCAGATTCTTTCTCAGAAGGAGACTTGACTGATGTGGAGTTTATTGTTGGGGATACTAGCAAGTTTGAAGACACAACCACATCACAGCTTGAGCAGCCTCAGGAACATGATTCGAATCTTTACAAGCCAAAGGTTTCTTCATGGGGAGTCTTTCCTAGACctgaaaatatctcaagaaCG TTCGGTGGTGGAAGAGTTATACGCCCTGGGGAGGTGCTTGAAACAGCTGAAGAGAAAGCTGCTAAAGAAGCACGTACAAGAGAGTTACTTGCTGCCTACAAGAGTAAAACTGGCTTAAAAATTGATCCAAAGTTAAAATCTGAATGTCAGGAG GCATTAAAGGATGGAGACTCACTAATGAATCTTGGAAAGCTTAAGGAAGCATTACCCTACTACGAGAAGGTCATGGAAAAGTTGACATTCCAG AGTGAGCTTCACGGGCTTGCTGCTTTGCAGTGGTCTATTTGTCAAGACTCCCTCAGTAG TGGTAATGGTTGA
- the LOC122292549 gene encoding uncharacterized protein LOC122292549 isoform X1: protein MDSLQPSWLSALNTMNTISPSKPTLFPSTNFSISHSFKPLKQPFSVNSSNAESSEPVPPNSPESTPDAKLGAVDPVKLAFEKAKAYKKEVKSKLVSEIEQNPAEDSGVGGGTREVPVSVKVAMQKAKEYNKSKGVVSSGTKGGEGDAIPPSIFESRGLNGGKRGSLGSGTVEKTVNKKGELSVSNIDFVGLNFADKKRSRGLPPGLVPVSDSFSEGDLTDVEFIVGDTSKFEDTTTSQLEQPQEHDSNLYKPKVSSWGVFPRPENISRTFGGGRVIRPGEVLETAEEKAAKEARTRELLAAYKSKTGLKIDPKLKSECQEALKDGDSLMNLGKLKEALPYYEKVMEKLTFQSELHGLAALQWSICQDSLMVMVDRPNEARLMYEKLQSHPNVQVSKKARQFMFSFQAMEMMKFTTSTPLYLKNAGYQNFFEAFIEKKSNYPLKEVEFEEGGLNQVLPYIIFLVSPILALLIIVVQKRI, encoded by the exons ATGGACTCTCTTCAACCATCTTGGCTCTCTGCTCTCAATACCATGAACACTATCTCTCCCTCAAAACCTACTCTCTTCCCCTCCACGAATTTCAGCATATCCCATTCGTTCAAACCGTTGAAGCAGCCTTTCTCTGTGAACTCATCCAATGCTGAGTCTTCCGAACCCGTTCCACCAAACTCACCGGAAAGCACCCCGGATGCGAAACTGGGTGCTGTTGACCCTGTGAAGCTAGCGTTTGAAAAGGCCAAGGCTTATAAGAAGGAGGTAAAATCGAAACTGGTTTCGGAAATTGAGCAGAACCCAGCTGAGGATTCTGGCGTCGGTGGTGGGACTAGGGAAGTGCCGGTTTCGGTTAAGGTTGCAATGCAAAAGGCAAAAGAGTATAACAAGAGTAAAGGAGTTGTGAGTAGTGGCACGAAGGGTGGAGAAGGCGACGCAATTCCACCTTCTATTTTCGAAAGTCGAG GATTGAACGGAGGAAAGAGGGGGAGTCTGGGAAGTGGGACTGTGGAGAAGACGGTTAATAAGAAGGGAGAACTTTCAGTTTCCAACATTGATTTTGTGGGGCTTAACTTTGCGGATAAGAAGAGGAGCAGGGGACTGCCACCTGGGCTGGTTCCTGTTTCAGATTCTTTCTCAGAAGGAGACTTGACTGATGTGGAGTTTATTGTTGGGGATACTAGCAAGTTTGAAGACACAACCACATCACAGCTTGAGCAGCCTCAGGAACATGATTCGAATCTTTACAAGCCAAAGGTTTCTTCATGGGGAGTCTTTCCTAGACctgaaaatatctcaagaaCG TTCGGTGGTGGAAGAGTTATACGCCCTGGGGAGGTGCTTGAAACAGCTGAAGAGAAAGCTGCTAAAGAAGCACGTACAAGAGAGTTACTTGCTGCCTACAAGAGTAAAACTGGCTTAAAAATTGATCCAAAGTTAAAATCTGAATGTCAGGAG GCATTAAAGGATGGAGACTCACTAATGAATCTTGGAAAGCTTAAGGAAGCATTACCCTACTACGAGAAGGTCATGGAAAAGTTGACATTCCAG AGTGAGCTTCACGGGCTTGCTGCTTTGCAGTGGTCTATTTGTCAAGACTCCCTCA TGGTAATGGTTGACAGGCCAAATGAGGCACGATTGATGTACGAGAAGCTTCAGTCTCACCCAAATGTGCAAGTAAGCAAGAAAGCAAGACAATTCATGTTCAGCTTTCAG GCCATGGAGATGATGAAGTTCACAACGAGCACGCCTCTTTATCTGAAGAATGCAGGTtaccagaatttttttgaaGCATTTATTGAAAAGAAATCAAACTATCCCCTAAAAGAAGTTGAGTTTGAAGAGGGTGGTCTGAATCAAGTTCTcccatatattatttttctagtttCACCCATTCTTGCCCTATTAATTATTGTTGTACAAAAGAGAATATAA